In a genomic window of Thalassotalea piscium:
- the bioB gene encoding biotin synthase BioB: protein MSLNANNSKNVQFQVRHNWTQQEVNALFDLPFNDLMFKAQVAHRENFNPNEVQVSTLLSIKTGACPEDCKYCSQSARYKTDIDKERLMEVEKVLEAAQKAKEQGSTRFCMGAGWRNPKARDMPYVVEMVKGVKSLGLETCMTLGMLDKDQANELQDAGLDYYNHNLDTSPEHYNQIITTRTFQDRLDTLANVRNSGMKVCSGGIVGLGEKAEDRSSLLAQLANLSPQPESVPINMLVKIDGTPLANVDDLDSFDFIRCIAVARIMMPKSHVRLSAGREAMNEQMQAMCFLAGANSIFFGCKLLTAANPETNADVMLFKKLGINTETIKHDIDDEQVQEKLTHQVINNQHSDLFYNAAQ from the coding sequence GAAGTCAACGCACTATTTGACTTACCATTTAATGATTTAATGTTTAAAGCACAAGTAGCGCATCGTGAAAACTTTAACCCTAATGAAGTTCAAGTAAGCACATTGCTTTCAATAAAAACAGGTGCTTGCCCAGAAGACTGTAAATATTGCTCTCAAAGCGCCCGATATAAAACGGACATTGATAAAGAGCGCTTAATGGAGGTTGAAAAAGTCCTTGAAGCGGCACAAAAAGCTAAAGAACAGGGCTCTACACGTTTTTGTATGGGCGCTGGTTGGAGAAACCCTAAAGCTCGCGACATGCCTTATGTGGTAGAAATGGTAAAAGGGGTAAAGTCTTTAGGACTAGAAACGTGCATGACATTAGGCATGCTTGATAAAGACCAAGCGAACGAACTACAAGATGCAGGCTTAGATTATTATAACCATAATTTAGACACATCACCTGAGCATTACAACCAAATTATTACAACGCGGACCTTCCAAGACAGGCTTGACACATTAGCAAACGTGCGAAATTCAGGAATGAAAGTATGCTCAGGCGGTATTGTAGGTTTAGGGGAAAAAGCCGAAGATAGATCGTCGTTGCTTGCTCAACTTGCTAACTTATCACCACAACCAGAAAGTGTACCAATTAACATGCTTGTTAAAATTGATGGCACGCCATTAGCTAATGTAGATGACTTAGATTCTTTCGACTTTATCCGCTGTATTGCTGTTGCGCGTATTATGATGCCAAAAAGTCATGTAAGACTTTCAGCTGGCAGGGAAGCAATGAACGAACAAATGCAAGCAATGTGCTTTCTTGCGGGAGCTAACTCTATCTTTTTTGGCTGCAAGTTATTAACCGCGGCTAATCCTGAAACTAATGCTGATGTAATGTTATTTAAAAAACTTGGTATAAATACCGAAACCATTAAACACGATATTGATGACGAGCAAGTGCAAGAAAAATTAACTCATCAGGTGATCAATAACCAACATAGCGATTTATTTTATAACGCTGCGCAGTAA
- a CDS encoding aminotransferase class I/II-fold pyridoxal phosphate-dependent enzyme yields the protein MSFKFLKEQVRQQQHLSLFRERSLITAQTGTEIIVDGEKYLNFSSNDYLGLNQHKDINKALIEGVDRFGLCASASSLVTGFNYAHQALEEKICQWLNKPRCLLYASGFAANTGVIQALAQNNVKFILDKLSHASLIDAVINDKQSFKRFAHNNYEQLARIMATQNDHNQLIISEGVFSMDGDSADIVQLNTLAQRYNAKTYIDDAHSIGVVGDKGQGSSYYCESDLTMATFGKAIATNGAFVTCDEDMYQFLVNFSRHYIYSTAMSPAVAWATIKSVELIQKETWRREKINQLSQLFIKMLNDNITLVPTSSSIHAIVIGDAEQTLMAAQKLKRKGIWLTPIRPPTVPTNSSRLRVTICAHHNEQDIKYLAQSINEVVI from the coding sequence ATGAGCTTTAAATTTCTAAAAGAACAAGTGAGACAGCAACAACATTTGTCGTTGTTTCGTGAGCGTTCTTTAATTACCGCTCAAACAGGCACAGAGATTATTGTCGATGGGGAGAAATATCTAAACTTTTCATCTAACGATTACCTTGGTTTGAACCAACACAAAGACATTAATAAAGCCTTAATCGAAGGTGTTGATCGCTTTGGGTTATGCGCTAGTGCGTCAAGTCTAGTCACTGGCTTTAATTATGCTCATCAAGCATTAGAAGAAAAAATATGTCAGTGGTTAAACAAACCTAGATGCTTGTTATATGCCAGTGGTTTTGCCGCCAACACTGGTGTTATTCAAGCATTAGCTCAAAATAACGTTAAATTTATTTTAGATAAGCTCAGTCATGCTTCATTAATTGACGCTGTTATTAATGATAAACAATCTTTTAAACGTTTTGCACATAATAATTATGAACAGTTAGCTAGAATAATGGCAACGCAAAATGATCATAATCAACTTATTATCAGTGAAGGCGTATTTAGTATGGATGGAGACAGTGCTGACATTGTACAATTAAATACATTAGCACAAAGGTATAATGCTAAAACTTATATTGATGATGCCCATTCAATTGGTGTAGTAGGCGATAAAGGTCAAGGCAGTAGCTATTATTGTGAAAGTGACTTAACCATGGCAACTTTTGGTAAAGCCATTGCTACTAATGGTGCTTTTGTCACCTGTGATGAAGATATGTATCAATTTTTAGTAAATTTTTCTCGTCATTACATATATTCTACAGCAATGTCTCCAGCAGTTGCTTGGGCAACAATTAAGAGTGTTGAATTGATTCAAAAAGAAACTTGGCGAAGAGAAAAAATAAATCAGTTAAGCCAATTATTTATTAAAATGCTCAACGATAATATAACACTTGTACCAACATCGTCTTCAATTCATGCAATTGTTATTGGTGATGCAGAACAAACATTGATGGCAGCACAAAAACTAAAAAGAAAGGGGATTTGGTTAACACCAATACGTCCGCCTACAGTACCAACAAACAGTTCTCGGTTACGTGTTACTATTTGTGCTCACCATAATGAGCAAGATATCAAATACTTAGCTCAAAGTATTAATGAGGTTGTAATTTAA
- the bioC gene encoding malonyl-ACP O-methyltransferase BioC: MPDVKNRIKIARSFGDASKSYDISARLQRFTGKHLLPWLPEKQNITVLDLGCGTGYFSDLLATRYERVVGTDISFKMLKYAKESRKYNIRWAQGDAFKLPYQTGSIDVVYSNLMIQWCEPIDKALQEVMRILKPGGLFVVSTLIDGTLQELKASWAQVDNDKHVIDFHTEDELNQLFNIGAANKVKHLSKDIVLEYESVKHLAIELKGLGANQVPKKLSKGLAGKEKWKKMIESYQNFQEPSGIYPATYSVYSALIIKTSS; the protein is encoded by the coding sequence ATGCCCGATGTAAAAAACCGAATAAAAATAGCGCGTTCATTCGGTGATGCTAGCAAGTCTTATGATATTTCTGCGAGGCTACAACGCTTCACTGGCAAACATTTACTACCTTGGTTACCAGAAAAGCAAAATATCACTGTGTTAGATTTAGGGTGTGGAACAGGATATTTTTCTGATTTGTTAGCAACTCGGTATGAGCGTGTTGTAGGCACCGATATCTCATTTAAAATGCTAAAGTATGCAAAAGAAAGTAGAAAATATAATATACGCTGGGCTCAAGGTGACGCTTTCAAACTTCCATACCAAACCGGGAGTATAGATGTTGTTTATTCCAATTTAATGATCCAATGGTGCGAGCCTATTGATAAAGCGTTGCAAGAAGTAATGCGTATTTTAAAGCCTGGTGGGTTATTTGTTGTATCAACGCTAATTGACGGGACTTTACAAGAATTAAAAGCATCATGGGCCCAAGTTGATAACGACAAACACGTTATTGATTTTCATACAGAAGATGAACTTAACCAACTATTTAATATAGGGGCAGCAAATAAAGTAAAACATCTAAGTAAAGATATTGTTTTAGAGTATGAAAGTGTTAAACACTTAGCTATCGAATTAAAAGGGCTTGGTGCTAATCAAGTCCCTAAAAAATTAAGTAAAGGACTCGCTGGTAAAGAAAAGTGGAAGAAAATGATCGAAAGTTATCAGAATTTTCAAGAGCCTAGCGGTATTTATCCTGCAACGTATAGTGTTTATTCAGCTTTAATTATTAAGACATCATCATGA
- the bioD gene encoding dethiobiotin synthase, whose protein sequence is MKNYFITATDTDAGKTHFARAFIRALVLSNQKVAAYKPISAGCYWQGKQLINEDARLLLAEVNCDQTINQVNPIAFEAPIAPHIAAQNKHIKLSVADCVIGYQLVEQSGADIIVTEGAGGWRLPLGNNQFLSSFAIKTNQDVILVINMKLGCLNHALLTYEAIKNDQLNCVGWVANCQQPMSYLTDNINELMALLPAPLLATFVENESIESAAKKINLSLLPQ, encoded by the coding sequence ATGAAAAACTACTTTATTACTGCAACAGACACAGATGCAGGTAAAACTCACTTTGCCAGAGCGTTCATCCGTGCATTAGTATTATCTAACCAAAAAGTAGCGGCGTATAAACCTATATCTGCAGGTTGTTATTGGCAAGGTAAACAATTGATCAATGAAGATGCTCGTCTTTTACTAGCTGAAGTAAATTGTGATCAAACCATTAATCAGGTAAATCCAATTGCCTTTGAAGCACCTATAGCACCTCATATTGCAGCACAAAATAAACATATTAAGTTATCTGTAGCAGATTGTGTGATCGGGTATCAACTAGTTGAGCAGTCAGGGGCAGACATCATTGTTACGGAAGGTGCAGGAGGTTGGCGTTTACCTTTGGGTAACAACCAATTTTTATCTTCATTTGCCATAAAAACTAATCAAGATGTTATTTTAGTCATCAATATGAAGTTAGGTTGTTTAAACCATGCTTTGCTAACCTATGAAGCCATTAAAAATGACCAACTTAATTGTGTAGGTTGGGTTGCTAACTGTCAGCAGCCAATGTCATATTTAACCGATAATATCAATGAGTTGATGGCATTACTTCCGGCTCCCTTACTCGCTACTTTTGTAGAAAATGAGAGCATTGAATCAGCAGCAAAGAAAATAAACCTTTCTCTGCTGCCGCAATAA
- the pepE gene encoding dipeptidase PepE → MSSTKNLLLLSSSRVGNTDYLTHALTMIKSHLGDVRAILFIPYAGVTVSNDQYTEMVTNALSSIEINVTSIHQYTDPVEAIMSAEAIVIGGGNTFRLLELLYDNDLLTAISTKIGQGTPYIGWSAGSNVAGLSIKTTNDMPIVEPKSFNALSLVNFQLNPHYTDFNPPGFNGETREQRLKEFMVVSPTTTIIGIVEGTALKCVDDKVTLIGENDGYIFKAGKKLTFKAGDTLTFN, encoded by the coding sequence ATGTCATCAACGAAAAATTTATTATTGCTAAGTAGCTCTCGTGTTGGAAATACTGATTATTTAACCCATGCATTAACTATGATCAAATCTCATTTGGGAGATGTAAGAGCGATTTTATTTATACCCTACGCGGGCGTCACAGTATCGAATGACCAATATACTGAGATGGTGACTAATGCCCTATCGTCAATAGAAATTAATGTGACGAGTATTCATCAATATACTGATCCCGTTGAAGCGATAATGTCTGCTGAAGCTATTGTGATTGGCGGAGGAAATACTTTCAGATTGTTAGAATTACTTTATGACAATGATTTACTCACAGCCATTAGCACTAAAATTGGTCAAGGTACCCCTTATATTGGTTGGAGTGCAGGGTCAAACGTTGCAGGATTATCAATCAAAACAACAAATGATATGCCAATTGTAGAGCCGAAAAGTTTTAACGCACTGAGCTTAGTTAATTTTCAATTAAACCCTCATTACACTGACTTTAATCCGCCAGGGTTCAACGGTGAAACTAGAGAGCAGCGTTTAAAAGAGTTTATGGTGGTATCTCCAACAACAACTATCATTGGTATTGTGGAAGGCACAGCACTTAAGTGTGTGGATGATAAAGTCACATTAATTGGTGAAAATGATGGGTATATATTTAAAGCAGGCAAAAAGTTAACGTTTAAGGCTGGCGATACGTTAACTTTTAATTAA
- a CDS encoding type II toxin-antitoxin system HicB family antitoxin, whose product MIAYAGLLELYLQGLIIGGFMKYPVKIIKLISDDNFELTVPDLPGCKLKGHSIEVVMDGITEVIANHLSILAEYGENIPHASSIDSLMANQPNVIWAVIDFDIVPYLGKSHKINVTLPELLINRIDDRVSKSADYKTRSGFIATACIELLNKNRTN is encoded by the coding sequence ATGATTGCGTACGCAGGGTTGTTAGAGTTATACTTACAAGGGCTGATAATTGGAGGTTTTATGAAGTACCCTGTGAAAATAATTAAGTTAATCAGTGATGATAACTTTGAACTAACTGTGCCCGACTTACCTGGCTGTAAGTTAAAAGGTCATTCAATTGAAGTAGTGATGGACGGTATTACTGAGGTGATTGCCAACCATTTAAGTATTTTGGCTGAGTATGGTGAAAATATTCCGCATGCTTCTTCAATTGATTCGTTAATGGCAAATCAACCCAATGTTATCTGGGCGGTAATAGATTTTGATATTGTTCCCTACTTGGGAAAAAGTCATAAGATTAATGTTACTTTACCTGAGCTGTTAATTAATCGAATTGATGATCGGGTAAGTAAAAGTGCAGACTATAAAACCCGCTCAGGCTTTATTGCAACAGCTTGTATTGAATTGCTAAATAAAAATAGAACAAACTAG
- a CDS encoding efflux RND transporter permease subunit, whose protein sequence is MAKIFIDRPILAWVIAIMIMLAGLLSINQLPIAQYPDVAPPSVSVSANYSGASSEVVQDTVVQVIEQSLTGIDNVQYISSSSDSSGNANITLTFTAGTDPDTAQVQVQNKLQTAMPLLPQQVQQNGIRVAKSSSGFLMVIGFYSTDEDTTRYDISDFIAANIRDQISRVNGVGDVQFFGSQYAMRIWLNPVKMTQHSVTSSDITNAIKSQNAQIAAGELGGAPAIKGQQINASIIVETGLKTAEEFGNILVKVNPDGSTIRVKDVARVELGGESYQLLTEFNNHTSAGLGISLASGSNALETAAAIRKRMDELSGLVPDGIEVVFPYDTTPFVELSIEGVVYTLIEAVILVFLVMYLFLQNFRATLIPTIAVPVVLLGTFAILWMFGYSINTLTMFGMVLSIGLLVDDAIVVVENVERVMHEDNLSPKEATRKSMKQITSALIGIGLVLSAVFVPMAFFGGSTGVIYRQFSITVVSSMLLSVVVALILTPALCATMLKPVDQHKKPEKGFFAWFNNLMDRSTKRYQTVLGKILTQTVRYMLIYGLLVIGLIFLFSRLPTSFLPDEDQGTMFTQVILPQGASQERSSEVMNKIEKFYLEDEAENVESIFTVIGFSFSGRGQNSGLVFVKLKDWEERSKPEQNVKAIAARAMGVFSQYKDAIAFAFVPPAIRELGNSSGFDFQLQDMSGLGHEALINARNQLLGMAAQDPRLVGVRPNGQEDTAQFKIDVDQQKAMALGISLADINQTFSTAWASNYVNDFVDNGRIKRVYVQADAPYRMMPDDLKYWYVRNNKGEMVPFTAFSTTRWIYGPSKLERYNGVSSVQVLGQAAPGLSTGDAMQAMEEIASSLPNGIGFEWSGMSLQEKESGSQAPMLYALSILAVFLCLAALYESWSIPFSVMMVVPLGVLGALSFALARGLSNDVYFQVGLLTTIGLAAKNAILIIEFARTLYEENVGKKTLIESTIEAARLRLRPIIMTSLAFMLGVTPLVLSTGAGSGSQNAIGTGVFGGMFSATVLAIFFVPLFFVVVYKLSEKLANNSAKMK, encoded by the coding sequence ATGGCTAAAATTTTTATAGACCGCCCTATTCTTGCATGGGTTATTGCAATAATGATCATGTTGGCGGGTTTACTCTCTATTAACCAATTACCTATTGCTCAATACCCTGACGTTGCTCCCCCTTCTGTTTCTGTTTCTGCAAATTACTCAGGTGCTTCAAGTGAAGTCGTTCAAGATACGGTTGTTCAAGTAATTGAACAAAGCTTAACAGGTATTGATAACGTTCAATATATTAGCTCTTCATCTGACTCTAGCGGTAATGCAAACATCACGTTAACATTTACTGCGGGTACTGATCCAGATACAGCGCAAGTTCAAGTACAAAACAAACTACAAACAGCAATGCCGCTATTGCCGCAACAAGTTCAACAAAATGGAATCAGGGTCGCTAAATCTAGCTCTGGATTTTTAATGGTTATCGGTTTTTATTCGACCGATGAAGATACTACCCGTTATGATATTTCAGACTTTATTGCAGCAAATATTCGTGATCAAATTAGTCGTGTAAATGGTGTTGGTGATGTTCAGTTCTTCGGCTCTCAGTACGCAATGCGTATTTGGCTAAACCCCGTTAAAATGACTCAGCATAGCGTTACAAGTAGCGATATTACTAATGCAATAAAAAGTCAAAATGCACAAATTGCAGCGGGCGAGCTTGGTGGTGCACCTGCGATAAAAGGACAGCAAATTAATGCCAGTATTATTGTTGAAACTGGCTTAAAAACGGCCGAAGAGTTTGGAAATATATTAGTAAAAGTTAATCCTGATGGTTCAACAATTAGAGTAAAAGATGTCGCTCGTGTTGAGTTAGGTGGCGAAAGTTACCAATTATTAACAGAATTTAATAATCATACATCTGCAGGGTTAGGTATTTCACTGGCATCAGGCTCAAATGCACTTGAAACAGCAGCCGCAATTCGCAAGCGTATGGATGAATTAAGTGGTTTGGTTCCTGATGGAATAGAAGTCGTGTTTCCATACGACACAACGCCTTTTGTTGAATTGTCTATTGAAGGTGTTGTTTATACATTAATAGAAGCCGTTATTTTAGTGTTTCTAGTAATGTACTTATTTTTACAAAATTTTCGTGCAACCTTAATTCCAACCATTGCTGTTCCAGTAGTTTTATTAGGCACTTTTGCTATTTTATGGATGTTTGGTTATTCAATTAACACCTTAACAATGTTTGGCATGGTACTTTCAATTGGTTTATTAGTGGATGACGCTATTGTTGTTGTTGAAAACGTAGAACGCGTAATGCATGAAGATAATTTATCACCGAAAGAAGCAACGCGAAAATCTATGAAACAAATTACCAGCGCGCTAATTGGTATTGGATTAGTATTGTCAGCAGTGTTTGTGCCCATGGCCTTTTTTGGTGGTTCAACCGGTGTTATATACCGACAGTTTTCTATTACCGTTGTATCATCAATGTTACTTTCAGTAGTCGTTGCATTAATTTTAACGCCAGCGCTGTGTGCCACAATGTTAAAACCTGTAGATCAACATAAAAAACCTGAAAAAGGCTTTTTCGCATGGTTCAATAACCTTATGGATCGTTCAACTAAACGTTATCAAACAGTGCTTGGTAAAATACTGACGCAAACAGTTCGTTATATGTTGATTTACGGCTTATTAGTTATAGGTTTGATCTTTTTGTTTAGTCGTTTACCCACTTCATTCTTACCTGATGAAGACCAAGGTACGATGTTTACGCAAGTAATATTACCTCAAGGTGCTAGCCAAGAGCGATCTTCTGAAGTGATGAATAAAATAGAAAAGTTTTATTTAGAAGATGAAGCTGAAAACGTTGAGTCAATTTTCACCGTTATTGGCTTTAGTTTTAGTGGCCGTGGACAAAACTCTGGCTTAGTGTTTGTTAAACTGAAAGATTGGGAAGAGCGTAGTAAACCAGAGCAAAATGTTAAAGCGATTGCGGCGAGAGCTATGGGAGTGTTTTCACAATATAAAGATGCCATTGCATTTGCTTTTGTCCCCCCTGCTATTCGTGAACTTGGGAACTCATCTGGTTTTGATTTTCAACTACAAGATATGTCTGGCCTAGGACATGAAGCATTAATTAATGCACGTAATCAATTACTAGGCATGGCAGCACAAGATCCACGTTTAGTAGGTGTTCGTCCTAATGGTCAAGAAGACACAGCTCAATTTAAAATTGACGTTGACCAACAAAAGGCAATGGCTTTAGGTATATCACTTGCTGATATTAACCAAACCTTCTCTACAGCATGGGCTTCTAATTACGTTAACGACTTTGTTGATAATGGCCGTATAAAACGTGTTTATGTACAAGCTGATGCACCCTACAGAATGATGCCTGACGATCTTAAATATTGGTATGTTCGCAATAATAAAGGTGAAATGGTGCCATTTACTGCGTTTAGTACCACTCGATGGATTTATGGTCCGTCTAAACTTGAACGTTATAACGGTGTTTCTTCTGTGCAAGTATTAGGACAAGCAGCACCAGGATTGAGCACAGGTGACGCTATGCAAGCAATGGAAGAAATCGCATCAAGCTTGCCTAACGGTATTGGTTTTGAATGGTCAGGCATGTCATTACAAGAGAAAGAGTCGGGTTCACAAGCCCCTATGCTTTATGCTCTGTCAATTCTAGCGGTGTTTTTATGTTTAGCCGCGTTGTATGAAAGCTGGAGTATTCCGTTCTCAGTAATGATGGTTGTACCGCTTGGTGTTTTAGGTGCATTGTCGTTTGCACTTGCTAGAGGCTTATCTAACGATGTTTATTTCCAGGTTGGTTTATTAACAACGATTGGTTTAGCCGCTAAAAACGCTATTTTAATTATTGAATTCGCGCGCACCTTATATGAAGAAAACGTTGGTAAGAAAACCTTAATAGAGTCAACTATTGAAGCCGCTCGACTACGCTTACGACCAATTATAATGACATCGCTCGCGTTTATGTTGGGTGTAACCCCCTTAGTATTAAGTACAGGAGCAGGCTCAGGCAGCCAAAACGCGATTGGTACGGGGGTTTTTGGTGGAATGTTTTCAGCTACCGTTTTGGCTATTTTCTTTGTTCCATTATTCTTTGTTGTCGTTTATAAGCTTTCTGAAAAGCTGGCTAACAATTCAGCTAAGATGAAATAA
- a CDS encoding efflux RND transporter periplasmic adaptor subunit has translation MKFKISTLMLSSALAVSLVACQPSDAAKAPQARPAQQVDVITLKAENVPFIDTLPARAVASKVAEIRPQVTGIILKRHFVEGSYVEAGQTLYQIDDVIYQANVASAKAKLAQTQANLVTAKAELKRYQTLIKDNAVSQQNLDQAQAQYKAYQAELAMNKAALHKAEIDLTYTRVLAPISGKISKSNITEGALVSGGQSNALATITQLNPIYFDLKQASSQINQLQQRLSSGELSELEHSNVQLKLGKKIIQGKLLFNEVQVNPSTDTVTMRAEFDNSDKNLMPGMFARVDVSQAERLNSILVPQKAVMFNRKGEASVYLLTSENTAELRQISLGRSINENWLVLSGVNEGDKVITVGLQKIRPGAPVSPVESNVGTE, from the coding sequence ATGAAGTTTAAAATCAGCACATTAATGCTGTCATCAGCACTTGCTGTATCGTTAGTAGCATGTCAACCAAGCGATGCGGCTAAAGCACCGCAAGCAAGACCTGCTCAGCAGGTTGATGTAATTACATTAAAAGCTGAAAACGTACCATTTATTGATACCCTGCCCGCACGAGCAGTCGCTTCAAAAGTTGCAGAAATACGCCCACAAGTTACTGGCATTATTTTAAAAAGACATTTTGTTGAGGGTAGTTATGTAGAGGCTGGCCAAACTTTGTATCAGATAGATGATGTTATTTATCAAGCTAATGTTGCTTCAGCCAAAGCAAAGCTTGCCCAAACACAAGCAAACTTAGTTACTGCAAAAGCTGAGCTTAAGCGTTACCAAACGTTAATTAAAGATAATGCTGTTAGCCAACAAAACCTAGACCAAGCACAAGCGCAATATAAAGCTTATCAAGCAGAGCTAGCAATGAATAAAGCTGCATTACATAAAGCAGAGATTGATTTAACTTATACTCGTGTGCTCGCTCCTATTTCGGGAAAAATTAGTAAATCAAATATTACTGAGGGTGCACTAGTATCTGGTGGTCAAAGTAATGCACTTGCTACTATTACCCAATTAAACCCTATATATTTTGATTTAAAACAAGCGAGTTCACAAATTAACCAACTTCAACAACGCCTTAGCTCTGGTGAGTTATCTGAGCTAGAGCACAGTAATGTTCAATTGAAATTAGGTAAGAAAATTATTCAAGGTAAATTGTTATTTAATGAAGTACAAGTTAACCCAAGTACTGACACCGTAACGATGCGTGCAGAGTTTGATAACTCAGATAAAAATTTAATGCCTGGCATGTTTGCACGAGTTGACGTGTCACAAGCCGAGCGTTTAAATTCTATTTTAGTGCCACAAAAAGCCGTAATGTTTAACCGTAAGGGTGAAGCAAGTGTATATTTGTTAACCAGCGAAAATACAGCTGAACTTCGTCAAATATCATTAGGCCGCTCAATCAATGAAAACTGGTTGGTGCTGTCAGGTGTAAATGAAGGAGATAAAGTAATTACCGTAGGCTTGCAAAAGATTAGGCCAGGCGCACCTGTATCTCCAGTTGAATCAAATGTTGGTACGGAGTAA
- a CDS encoding TetR family transcriptional regulator — protein MARKTKEEAIETRNLLLEAAEVVFYTKGYSQTTLMDVAEHVGMTRGAIYWHFKNKVDLFEAMIERVRSPLEMLGEECADENEPDPLGKIRDFSILFLRQISQDERKKRVFSILFHKFEMNGQAEELEKRQIKSFIDSTNRIERALKNAMNKGQLPKDLDVHQAAIVKHAYFAGLINNWLFLPESFDLGSMIEPLVDSYIFLLHNCPNLRIKT, from the coding sequence ATGGCAAGAAAAACCAAAGAAGAAGCAATTGAAACTCGAAACCTTTTATTAGAAGCAGCGGAAGTTGTTTTTTACACAAAAGGCTATTCTCAAACCACATTAATGGATGTGGCAGAGCATGTAGGTATGACACGCGGTGCTATTTATTGGCACTTTAAAAACAAAGTTGACCTATTTGAAGCAATGATCGAACGTGTGAGATCGCCATTAGAAATGTTAGGCGAAGAGTGTGCTGATGAAAATGAACCTGATCCTTTAGGTAAAATACGTGACTTTTCAATATTATTCCTTCGCCAAATTAGCCAAGATGAAAGAAAAAAACGTGTGTTTTCTATATTATTTCATAAGTTTGAAATGAATGGACAAGCTGAAGAGTTAGAAAAAAGGCAAATAAAGTCTTTTATCGACAGTACTAACCGTATTGAACGAGCATTAAAAAATGCAATGAACAAAGGGCAATTACCAAAAGACCTTGATGTTCACCAAGCTGCAATTGTAAAACATGCTTATTTCGCTGGGTTAATTAATAACTGGTTATTCTTACCTGAAAGTTTTGACTTAGGCTCTATGATTGAACCATTAGTTGATAGTTATATATTCTTACTACACAACTGTCCAAACCTTAGAATAAAAACCTAA